Proteins found in one Mesorhizobium sp. CAU 1732 genomic segment:
- a CDS encoding ABC transporter permease: MLGKFAHNRAAVAGLAIFSTMVAMVVAGPFFWQVGIADIDFTASLEGSSVAHPLGTDDLGQDLLARMLFGGRISLAVGVAAAIVATLIGIMIGAVAAYGSRAVDIAMMWFTDLFLSLPNLPLLLVVMYFFRETMRAAFGVTLGTFLLIVLVVGSLSWMSIARVVRAQLISLKHREFIEAAGTIGVPKWRLVVFHMLPNVMGPILVLTTIEVAVAIIAESSLSFLGLGFPSDVPTWGRLLYESRDFVDIAPHWALFSGGAIFLAVLSVNFIGDGLRDAFDPKAASRT; encoded by the coding sequence ATGCTGGGCAAGTTCGCCCACAACCGCGCAGCGGTTGCCGGCCTTGCGATCTTCTCGACGATGGTTGCGATGGTCGTGGCCGGCCCATTCTTCTGGCAGGTCGGCATCGCCGACATCGATTTTACCGCCAGCCTCGAGGGGTCGTCGGTCGCTCATCCGCTGGGTACGGACGATTTGGGACAGGACCTGCTGGCGCGCATGCTCTTCGGCGGACGCATATCGCTGGCTGTCGGAGTGGCGGCGGCGATCGTGGCGACGCTTATAGGCATCATGATCGGTGCGGTCGCCGCGTATGGCTCGCGTGCCGTCGACATCGCCATGATGTGGTTTACCGACCTTTTCCTGTCGCTGCCCAATCTGCCGCTCCTGCTTGTCGTCATGTATTTTTTCCGCGAGACAATGCGGGCCGCGTTCGGGGTGACGCTCGGCACGTTCCTGCTGATCGTGCTCGTGGTTGGTTCGCTGAGCTGGATGAGCATCGCGCGGGTGGTGCGTGCCCAACTGATTTCCTTGAAGCACCGGGAGTTCATCGAAGCCGCCGGAACGATCGGCGTGCCGAAATGGCGTCTCGTCGTCTTTCATATGCTGCCGAACGTGATGGGGCCGATCCTCGTCCTGACGACCATCGAGGTCGCGGTCGCCATCATCGCGGAATCCTCGCTCTCTTTTCTCGGCCTCGGCTTCCCTTCGGACGTGCCGACCTGGGGGCGCCTGCTCTACGAATCCCGCGACTTCGTCGACATAGCTCCCCACTGGGCCCTGTTCAGCGGCGGTGCGATTTTTCTGGCCGTTCTGAGCGTGAATTTCATTGGAGACGGCCTTCGCGATGCTTTCGACCCGAAGGCTGCGTCCAGAACCTGA
- a CDS encoding amidohydrolase, with translation MDLLKQEALAEIDGRAPGGAALADEIWDYAELGYLEHRTVAAQIAWLEKEGFTIRRNIAGIETAFWAEAGNGGPLIGILGEFDALANMSQVEGLLTEEQADEGQPGHGCGHHLLGVGSMLAAAAIHAVLKRHGREGRVRYYGCPAEEGGSGKVFMARDGAFDDLDVCFSWHANSVFSMHASETLAIKTAEFRFKGRASHAAVSPHLGRSALDAVELMNVGVNYMREHMIPEARVHYALLDGGGRAANVVQANAVVGYTVRAPELSDANELFDRIAKIAEGAALMTETKVDVEIKSGLSNVLTNSTLEKMMFRNISEFVGPMEYTNEELSIASQYAETISETDVLHACKVFAKGEEIRTPMHQGIVPFDGTPTRVPVSTDAGDVSWIVPLARCFGPCYAVGTPFHSWQMVAQGKLSYAHKGMLAAAKAIAATALDVFGDPETIPAAKAELERKKRGKPYVCPLPSDMQPQIPAI, from the coding sequence GTGGACCTGCTCAAGCAAGAGGCGCTGGCCGAAATCGACGGCCGCGCCCCCGGCGGCGCTGCGCTTGCCGACGAAATCTGGGATTACGCCGAACTCGGCTATCTGGAGCACCGCACGGTCGCCGCGCAGATTGCCTGGCTGGAAAAGGAAGGCTTCACGATCAGGCGGAATATCGCCGGTATAGAAACGGCGTTCTGGGCCGAAGCGGGAAACGGCGGGCCTCTGATCGGCATTCTGGGCGAGTTCGACGCGCTTGCGAATATGAGCCAGGTGGAAGGATTGCTGACGGAAGAGCAGGCCGACGAAGGACAGCCGGGCCATGGCTGCGGGCATCATCTGCTGGGTGTCGGGTCGATGCTGGCCGCTGCCGCCATTCACGCGGTACTGAAGCGGCATGGAAGGGAGGGCAGGGTCCGTTACTATGGATGCCCCGCCGAGGAAGGGGGCTCAGGCAAGGTCTTCATGGCGCGCGACGGTGCTTTCGACGATCTCGATGTCTGCTTTTCCTGGCATGCCAATTCTGTCTTTTCGATGCACGCCTCGGAGACGCTGGCGATCAAGACCGCCGAATTCCGCTTCAAGGGGCGTGCTTCGCATGCGGCCGTGTCTCCGCATCTGGGCCGCAGCGCGCTGGACGCCGTCGAACTGATGAATGTCGGCGTCAACTACATGCGCGAGCACATGATTCCGGAGGCGAGGGTTCATTATGCGCTGCTCGATGGAGGTGGCCGTGCCGCCAACGTCGTCCAGGCGAACGCCGTCGTCGGCTACACCGTGCGCGCGCCTGAACTCTCCGACGCAAACGAGCTTTTCGACAGGATCGCCAAGATCGCAGAGGGGGCGGCTCTGATGACGGAGACCAAGGTTGACGTGGAAATCAAGTCCGGGCTGTCCAACGTTCTGACCAACAGCACGCTCGAAAAGATGATGTTCCGGAACATCTCGGAATTTGTCGGCCCGATGGAATACACCAATGAAGAGCTTTCCATCGCGTCCCAATACGCCGAGACGATCAGCGAAACGGATGTACTGCACGCCTGCAAGGTGTTCGCCAAGGGAGAGGAAATCCGCACCCCCATGCATCAGGGGATCGTGCCGTTCGATGGCACGCCGACGCGTGTGCCGGTTTCGACAGATGCGGGGGATGTCAGTTGGATCGTGCCGCTGGCACGCTGCTTTGGCCCTTGCTATGCCGTCGGTACTCCCTTCCATAGCTGGCAGATGGTTGCGCAGGGCAAGCTGAGCTACGCGCACAAGGGCATGCTGGCTGCCGCCAAGGCGATAGCGGCGACTGCGCTCGACGTCTTCGGCGATCCGGAAACCATCCCGGCAGCCAAGGCGGAACTGGAGCGCAAAAAGCGGGGCAAGCCCTATGTCTGTCCGTTGCCGTCGGACATGCAGCCTCAGATACCTGCGATCTGA
- a CDS encoding ABC transporter ATP-binding protein: MDDKPILSLRDVRIELKHQRAGEPLVKGVSFDLASKETIAIVGESGSGKSLTSLAIMRLLNPALFQVAGDIVLGGTSLPLLSEKEMRAIRGNRISMVFQEPMTSLNPVMTVGRQIAEVIVEHEGMSYKRALVRSEELLDQVRIPFARQRLNAYPHELSGGMRQRVVIACALACRPELLIADEPTTALDVTVQREVLDLMRSLQAELGMGIIFVTHDMGVVNEVADRTLVMSHGEVVEQGATGTIFTAPQHHYTKKLIAAVPSLKDGFADLEGSASTTEFAVDSLVSRFPIRGGFLNRQTAWNHAVDRASFSVSRGETLGIVGESGSGKSTLARAIMGLSSIDSGSLTLNGVSLIDQRGRRRVNPAIQMVFQDSGAALNPAFTVEQTLDEALKLCIHDTSETPADLLSRVALSEQFLSRFPHELSGGQRQRVCIARALALRPDIIIADESVAALDVTTKFQIIGMLQGLQRDVGISFIFITHDMTVVQRMCHKVVVMCKGKIVEKGSTRDVLLTPAHPYTRKLLSAVLSVDGSAAYHDHSCNQENLFDADSIRPVSAANPELRYKSLGNGHLVLAQEDADGATATAASWR, encoded by the coding sequence ATGGACGATAAGCCTATTCTTTCGCTTCGAGATGTGAGGATCGAACTGAAGCACCAGCGGGCCGGCGAGCCTCTGGTGAAGGGCGTCTCGTTCGATCTGGCAAGCAAGGAAACGATAGCGATCGTGGGAGAGTCAGGCTCAGGCAAGAGCCTGACTTCGCTGGCGATCATGCGACTTCTCAACCCGGCCCTGTTCCAGGTCGCTGGCGATATCGTTCTGGGCGGAACGTCGTTGCCGCTTCTGTCGGAAAAAGAGATGCGCGCCATCCGCGGAAACCGCATATCGATGGTGTTTCAGGAGCCAATGACGTCGCTCAACCCCGTCATGACCGTTGGTCGCCAGATCGCTGAAGTCATCGTCGAACACGAGGGGATGTCGTACAAAAGAGCGCTTGTGAGATCGGAAGAGCTTCTGGACCAGGTAAGGATACCTTTTGCCCGGCAGCGCCTTAACGCATATCCGCACGAACTTTCCGGTGGAATGCGTCAGAGAGTGGTCATCGCCTGCGCGCTGGCATGCCGCCCTGAGCTTCTTATTGCAGACGAGCCGACCACGGCATTGGATGTGACCGTGCAGCGTGAAGTTCTCGATCTGATGCGCTCGCTGCAGGCGGAGCTTGGCATGGGCATCATTTTCGTGACGCACGATATGGGTGTCGTGAATGAGGTTGCCGATCGAACGCTCGTCATGTCTCACGGCGAGGTGGTGGAGCAGGGCGCGACGGGCACGATTTTCACCGCTCCGCAACATCACTACACGAAAAAGCTGATCGCTGCCGTGCCATCGTTGAAGGACGGCTTCGCGGATTTGGAGGGCAGCGCTTCCACGACAGAATTCGCGGTCGATAGCCTTGTGTCGCGTTTTCCGATCCGCGGTGGATTTCTGAACCGCCAGACTGCGTGGAACCATGCCGTCGATCGTGCGAGCTTCTCGGTCTCGCGCGGCGAGACGCTGGGGATCGTCGGTGAATCCGGCAGCGGAAAGTCTACCTTGGCGCGCGCGATCATGGGTCTGTCTTCCATCGACAGCGGTAGCCTGACCCTGAATGGCGTCAGCTTGATCGACCAGCGCGGGCGTCGACGCGTCAATCCCGCTATTCAGATGGTGTTTCAGGATTCCGGGGCGGCGCTCAATCCCGCTTTCACGGTTGAACAGACGCTCGACGAAGCGCTGAAGTTATGCATCCACGATACGAGTGAGACCCCGGCGGACCTGCTTTCGCGCGTGGCGCTATCCGAGCAGTTTCTTTCTCGCTTTCCCCACGAACTGTCGGGCGGGCAAAGGCAACGCGTCTGCATTGCCCGCGCGCTTGCGCTTCGACCCGATATCATCATCGCGGACGAATCTGTCGCCGCACTCGATGTCACGACAAAATTCCAGATCATAGGGATGTTGCAGGGACTGCAGCGCGATGTGGGCATCTCCTTCATTTTCATCACGCACGACATGACGGTCGTTCAACGCATGTGCCACAAGGTAGTCGTCATGTGCAAAGGCAAGATCGTCGAGAAAGGGTCGACCCGGGACGTGTTGCTTACGCCGGCGCATCCATATACCCGCAAGCTTCTATCCGCCGTGCTCTCCGTTGACGGAAGCGCCGCGTACCATGACCATTCGTGCAATCAAGAGAACTTGTTTGATGCGGACAGCATTCGTCCGGTCAGCGCCGCAAATCCGGAATTGAGGTACAAGAGCTTGGGCAACGGGCATTTGGTGCTCGCGCAAGAAGACGCTGATGGCGCCACCGCAACTGCGGCGTCGTGGCGCTGA
- a CDS encoding FAD-binding oxidoreductase, producing MPNPSFIDRLTDIVGPHGLLLEPQDKEPFLQDWRGLFRGDAVAVVRPRNVHEVAAVVAQCADAGIRVVPQGGNTGLAGSGVPLANDARQIVLSMSRMNAIRHIDRVGMTMEVEAGCILQTAQDAALAQGRKLAINLASEGSAQIGGVVASNAGGIHVVRYGMARQSVLGLEIVLADGTLVNGLRHLRKDNAGYDWKQLFIGSEGTLAIITAAVLRLSPQPRKRSVSLLAVPDAQAGLALLARAQDELGDQVSAFELISAVSMDLVARHSGVALPLAPGVWYVLLEVGSNFGDIDGAVEAMLEAALEAGEAVDGTIARSEAQAQQLWALRENITEAELHQGRSIKHDISVPVGAIPDFIKEASAAIAALSPGSTVNIFGHAGDGNLHFNVLATADLADADAKRAVHDVVARYNGSISAEHGIGQYRIDEMLRYKSGEELGLMARIKHALDPDNTLNPGKVM from the coding sequence ATGCCAAACCCGTCATTCATCGACCGACTTACCGATATAGTTGGTCCCCATGGCCTTTTGCTCGAGCCACAGGACAAGGAACCGTTTCTGCAGGACTGGCGTGGGCTATTTCGCGGTGACGCCGTCGCGGTCGTGCGCCCACGAAACGTGCATGAGGTGGCAGCCGTCGTCGCACAATGCGCCGACGCTGGCATCCGCGTCGTGCCCCAGGGTGGAAATACCGGTCTTGCGGGCAGCGGCGTCCCGCTGGCGAACGACGCTCGACAAATCGTACTGTCCATGTCGCGCATGAACGCGATCAGGCATATCGACCGCGTTGGCATGACCATGGAAGTGGAAGCCGGCTGCATCCTCCAGACCGCGCAGGACGCCGCCCTCGCCCAGGGACGCAAGCTGGCTATCAACCTGGCGTCGGAAGGTTCCGCGCAGATTGGTGGTGTGGTTGCGAGCAACGCAGGCGGCATTCATGTGGTGCGCTACGGCATGGCTCGACAGTCTGTTCTGGGGCTGGAAATAGTACTCGCCGACGGCACGCTCGTTAATGGTTTGCGTCATCTGCGTAAGGACAATGCCGGGTATGACTGGAAACAGCTTTTCATCGGCTCCGAAGGCACGCTCGCCATCATCACCGCCGCGGTACTCCGGCTGTCTCCGCAGCCGCGGAAACGTTCCGTTTCACTGCTTGCCGTTCCGGACGCCCAGGCAGGGTTGGCGCTTCTCGCACGCGCGCAGGACGAGTTGGGCGATCAGGTAAGCGCCTTCGAACTGATTTCCGCCGTCTCGATGGATCTTGTAGCGCGCCATTCGGGTGTGGCGCTGCCACTTGCCCCAGGCGTCTGGTATGTACTGCTGGAGGTGGGTTCGAACTTCGGCGATATCGACGGTGCCGTCGAGGCAATGCTCGAAGCCGCGCTTGAGGCGGGTGAGGCCGTTGACGGTACGATCGCCAGGTCCGAGGCGCAGGCCCAACAATTGTGGGCGCTGCGCGAAAATATAACCGAAGCCGAACTACACCAGGGGCGCAGCATCAAACACGACATCTCCGTGCCCGTCGGCGCGATCCCGGATTTCATAAAGGAAGCATCGGCGGCCATTGCCGCGCTTTCCCCTGGCAGCACCGTGAATATTTTCGGGCATGCCGGCGATGGCAACCTTCATTTCAATGTGCTCGCTACAGCGGATCTTGCTGACGCGGACGCGAAGCGGGCGGTGCACGATGTCGTGGCGCGATACAATGGAAGCATCTCCGCAGAACATGGCATCGGTCAGTATCGGATCGACGAAATGCTTCGCTACAAATCCGGTGAGGAGCTGGGTCTCATGGCAAGAATCAAGCATGCGCTGGACCCGGATAATACCCTCAACCCCGGCAAGGTTATGTGA
- a CDS encoding TRAP transporter large permease: MSISILLLTAGFGALVVFGVPFAIAIGGVIMLVLIFADIEPAFLAMQMVAGSQSFSLLAIPLFMLAGELMSAGGMSQRLIEVASVFVRQRTGGLAMVAVLTGLIFSSISGSAPATTAAIGAIMIPAMAKAGYDKAFATSIAVSAGVLGPLIPPSIAFVIWGTIAEQSISRLFLSGIVPGLTIVAGLLVVCHVHAKRHGIRKQERATWSEKRDAFVQGKWALASPFIVLGGIYGGVFTPTEAAGISCVYALIVGLFIERGMNWRDLSGVALRAMRTSAIVTSIIAVSAGFGVLVAQERIATDFAAWLSSNVTEEWLALAGLNAAFFLLAAVMDEIAIMVILGPMLIAIANSFGIDPIHFGAIIVTNVAIGMASPPVGYCLFVGMAISGLSLYRISKAIWPQILIMLFVLMLTTYIPAFSLLFVPN, encoded by the coding sequence ATGAGCATCAGCATCCTACTGCTCACCGCCGGTTTCGGTGCTCTCGTCGTTTTCGGCGTACCGTTTGCGATCGCCATTGGCGGCGTCATAATGCTGGTGCTGATCTTTGCCGATATCGAGCCTGCGTTTCTTGCCATGCAAATGGTGGCCGGCTCTCAAAGTTTCAGCCTTTTGGCCATTCCACTTTTCATGCTTGCCGGCGAACTGATGAGCGCCGGCGGGATGTCGCAGCGTCTCATTGAGGTCGCGTCGGTCTTCGTGCGCCAGCGGACAGGCGGCCTTGCGATGGTCGCTGTGCTTACCGGATTGATCTTTTCCTCGATTTCGGGCTCCGCGCCTGCAACGACCGCAGCGATAGGCGCGATCATGATACCGGCGATGGCAAAGGCCGGCTATGACAAAGCCTTCGCGACGTCAATCGCAGTAAGCGCAGGCGTCCTCGGCCCGCTCATTCCTCCCTCCATCGCCTTCGTGATCTGGGGAACTATCGCAGAGCAGTCGATCAGCCGACTTTTCCTCTCAGGTATCGTTCCTGGACTGACGATTGTCGCGGGTCTGCTCGTCGTTTGTCACGTCCACGCGAAACGTCATGGCATCAGGAAGCAGGAGCGGGCAACCTGGAGCGAAAAGCGCGACGCTTTCGTCCAAGGCAAATGGGCGCTGGCTTCACCCTTCATCGTGCTGGGGGGCATCTATGGTGGCGTTTTCACGCCGACTGAAGCGGCGGGGATAAGCTGCGTCTACGCGTTGATCGTGGGGCTTTTCATCGAGCGTGGCATGAATTGGCGCGATCTTTCGGGCGTGGCCCTGCGCGCAATGCGAACCAGCGCCATCGTCACCTCGATCATCGCCGTCTCGGCGGGGTTCGGCGTACTCGTCGCACAGGAGCGCATCGCCACCGACTTCGCTGCATGGCTGTCTTCCAACGTAACGGAAGAATGGTTGGCGCTCGCTGGTCTCAACGCCGCTTTCTTCCTGCTCGCGGCTGTCATGGACGAAATCGCGATCATGGTGATCCTTGGCCCGATGCTGATTGCCATCGCGAACAGTTTCGGCATCGACCCTATCCATTTCGGGGCCATCATCGTCACCAATGTCGCCATTGGTATGGCCTCGCCGCCAGTCGGCTACTGCCTGTTTGTCGGCATGGCAATATCGGGGCTCAGTCTCTACCGCATCTCGAAAGCGATCTGGCCTCAAATCCTCATCATGCTCTTCGTGCTCATGCTGACCACCTACATTCCGGCGTTCTCCCTTCTATTCGTACCCAATTGA
- a CDS encoding TRAP transporter small permease, protein MKALAAPVITLISRLLQASIVSAAWIMMLCIVIQVVMRYVFGRAPSWTEEGAMLMFSWAILGGLALGVNQGFHVRLDLIIGSVPLPMRRWAERAIDAFTMSFGAYLLWSGERYYSMTGGSVSAAIGYPIEILHILAPVCGALIFLFATARLLGVSQPEAETEIAP, encoded by the coding sequence ATGAAAGCCTTGGCCGCCCCCGTCATCACGCTGATATCACGACTGCTTCAGGCAAGTATCGTTTCAGCCGCCTGGATCATGATGCTGTGCATCGTGATCCAGGTGGTCATGCGATACGTCTTCGGACGCGCGCCTTCCTGGACCGAGGAAGGCGCCATGCTGATGTTTTCTTGGGCGATACTCGGTGGCCTGGCGCTTGGGGTGAACCAGGGCTTTCACGTTCGTCTCGACCTCATCATCGGCAGCGTGCCCCTGCCGATGAGAAGATGGGCAGAACGGGCCATCGATGCTTTCACCATGTCCTTCGGTGCCTATCTGCTCTGGTCGGGCGAACGTTACTACAGCATGACCGGCGGCTCAGTTTCCGCCGCTATCGGCTATCCCATCGAGATCCTGCACATATTGGCCCCCGTCTGCGGCGCGCTGATCTTCCTCTTCGCCACAGCGCGTTTGCTTGGCGTTTCCCAACCCGAAGCTGAGACAGAAATCGCGCCATGA
- a CDS encoding TRAP transporter substrate-binding protein, which translates to MAFNITRRALVAVFGASLALTACPAAAEQKTVIKLGWTTSDGATDPYAVGARAFKELVEENSGGRLEVQLFPNRQLGDEKPMIDGMRLGTVDAAIITNAVIAQVEGSFQLNDLPFLFESEVQAAEVLDGPIGQKLGSNLESKGIKVLGFMEGGFRHMINNVRPVEKPDDILGVKYRVMQNPVFIGMFSSLGGNAVPMAWGETFTAVQQGAIDGLEIPLAVIDQNKYFEVARYLSLTNHTYSAIPLLVSKRFFDRLPEDLQQVVTKAGAEATIRQRAETRAVTEEIITRLEATGMTVNRVEDFVPFREAVGSVYEQFRASIGTDLLDETLAAVQ; encoded by the coding sequence ATGGCTTTCAATATCACGCGCCGTGCGCTTGTCGCTGTGTTCGGGGCAAGTTTGGCGCTTACTGCGTGTCCAGCCGCCGCTGAGCAGAAAACCGTCATTAAATTGGGCTGGACGACCTCCGATGGAGCGACCGACCCGTACGCGGTTGGCGCGCGTGCGTTCAAGGAGCTCGTCGAAGAGAATTCAGGCGGCAGGCTTGAGGTGCAGTTGTTTCCGAACCGGCAACTTGGCGACGAAAAGCCGATGATAGACGGAATGCGGCTCGGAACGGTCGATGCGGCCATCATCACCAACGCCGTCATTGCACAGGTGGAGGGGAGCTTCCAGTTGAACGACCTACCCTTTCTTTTCGAAAGTGAGGTACAGGCCGCAGAGGTTCTCGACGGTCCGATTGGGCAGAAGCTGGGTTCGAACCTGGAAAGCAAGGGCATCAAGGTCCTCGGCTTCATGGAGGGCGGTTTCCGCCACATGATCAACAATGTGCGCCCGGTCGAAAAGCCGGATGACATTCTCGGCGTGAAGTACCGCGTCATGCAAAACCCGGTTTTCATCGGCATGTTCTCCTCACTGGGCGGCAATGCCGTCCCGATGGCATGGGGTGAGACATTTACCGCGGTACAGCAGGGCGCAATCGACGGATTGGAAATTCCACTCGCGGTGATCGACCAGAACAAGTATTTCGAGGTTGCTCGCTACCTGTCGCTGACGAACCACACGTACTCTGCAATCCCGTTATTGGTCAGCAAGCGCTTCTTCGACCGCTTGCCGGAAGATCTTCAACAGGTTGTGACAAAGGCGGGTGCCGAGGCGACCATACGTCAGCGCGCAGAAACCCGCGCCGTTACCGAAGAGATCATTACCCGTCTCGAAGCCACAGGCATGACAGTGAACCGCGTTGAGGATTTCGTTCCGTTTCGCGAGGCTGTGGGCAGCGTCTATGAGCAGTTCAGGGCTTCCATCGGCACCGACCTGCTCGACGAGACGCTCGCTGCGGTCCAGTAA
- a CDS encoding amidohydrolase family protein — MVSSTSSIPFCQGANPFVRTPSFAIPRGACDTHAHVIGGARFPMVANRSYTPPAASEESYLAMLDALGMDRGVLVQISVYGTDNSCMVETLRRHPGRLRGVAVVAPDVSDAQLEELSAAGVRGVRINALFGGGIAIEELERLAARIAPLGWHVQLLINVQTLPEIAPIIARLPVEVVFDHMGHIPVESGTDHPGFAQMVEFLKDGKAWVKLSGAYRMSAQEANFDDTLPFAQALGEAAPDRCVWGSDWPHVALTQPMPNTGDLLELLELWVPDEQLRNNILVTNPARLYGFAGPAAS, encoded by the coding sequence ATGGTCTCGTCCACGTCTTCGATCCCATTTTGCCAGGGCGCGAACCCCTTTGTGCGGACACCCTCCTTTGCAATTCCGAGGGGGGCTTGCGATACGCACGCACATGTTATCGGTGGGGCGCGTTTCCCGATGGTAGCCAATCGCAGCTACACGCCACCTGCCGCGTCCGAGGAATCCTACCTTGCGATGCTCGATGCGCTGGGAATGGATCGGGGCGTTCTGGTCCAGATCAGCGTCTATGGCACCGACAACAGTTGCATGGTGGAAACCTTGCGCAGACATCCCGGCCGGTTGAGAGGCGTTGCAGTCGTCGCGCCCGACGTGAGCGATGCGCAACTGGAGGAGCTTTCGGCTGCGGGCGTTCGCGGCGTCCGTATCAATGCGCTGTTCGGCGGAGGCATCGCCATCGAGGAACTGGAACGCCTCGCGGCCCGCATTGCCCCGCTGGGCTGGCATGTGCAGTTGCTGATCAACGTTCAAACGCTGCCTGAAATAGCCCCGATAATCGCGCGGTTGCCCGTGGAGGTCGTGTTCGACCACATGGGACACATTCCAGTGGAATCCGGAACGGACCATCCAGGCTTTGCACAGATGGTCGAGTTCCTGAAAGACGGCAAAGCTTGGGTTAAGCTCTCGGGCGCTTACCGTATGTCTGCTCAGGAAGCGAACTTCGACGACACCCTGCCTTTCGCGCAGGCGCTGGGGGAAGCGGCCCCGGATCGTTGCGTATGGGGTTCCGATTGGCCGCACGTCGCGCTTACGCAGCCGATGCCCAACACAGGCGACCTTCTTGAGCTGCTGGAGCTGTGGGTGCCCGATGAGCAGCTTCGCAACAACATTCTCGTTACCAACCCGGCCCGACTTTACGGCTTCGCAGGCCCGGCAGCGAGTTGA